From a single Capsicum annuum cultivar UCD-10X-F1 chromosome 12, UCD10Xv1.1, whole genome shotgun sequence genomic region:
- the LOC107851179 gene encoding receptor-like protein Cf-9 homolog produces MMMVSKIFSLLQFFTLLYLFKITFASTEEAATALLKWKSTFKKQNNSLLVSWQPSSDACNDWYGVTCINGRVNTLNITNANVFGTLYAFPFSSLPFLEYLNLSMNNLSGTIPPEIGNLTNLVCLDLHINQIYGTIPSQIGSLVKLQILRIFNNHLNGSIPGEIGQLRCLTKLSLGTNFLNGSIPASLGNLNNLSYLYLYENSLSGSIPREMGNLTYAKAFYAFSNELSGPIPAEIGKMKSLQNLSLYTNNLSGPIPSELGNLKNLNDLELSHNQLTGSIPSSFRKLRNLQTLFLGDNNLIEEIPSSICNLISLTVLYLSKNNLKGKILQCLGNISGLQYVMMSHNNLSGELPSSICSLTSLQGLDLGRNNLMGAIPQCLGNMSGHLEVLDMKHNNLFGTLPITFSIGSALKSVNLHGNKLEGKIPQSLENCKRLEVLDLGDNLLNDTFPMWLGTLPELRVLSLRSNKLHGPIRTSGSEYMFLELRILDLSRNDFSNNLPMSLFQHLKAMRTINQTTNASSYEFHRHYQDSVDVVTKGLELEVVRILSLYTAIDLSNNKFEGYIPSIMGELIAIRVLNLSHNGLQGQIPPSLGSLSSVESLDLSGNHLVGEIPAQFASLTFLEVLNLSYNHLEGCIPLGPQFHTFENNSYEGNDGLRGFPLSKGCGNDGHDSASEKTYAGSALDEESNSEFLNDFCKAALMGYGTGLCIGLSIIYFLMSTGNMKWLERIIEELEHKIMTARRKKQRRQRNYR; encoded by the coding sequence ATGATGATGGTTTCTAAAATATTCTCTTTACTTCAGTTTTTCACTCTCTTGTACCTCTTTAAAATTACTTTTGCTTCCACTGAGGAAGCCGCAACTGCTCTGCTTAAATGGAAATCAACTTTCAAGAAGCAGAATAATTCCTTATTGGTTTCATGGCAACCAAGTTCTGATGCATGCAACGATTGGTATGGAGTTACATGCATTAATGGTAGGGTAAACACGTTGAATATTACAAATGCTAATGTCTTTGGTACACTCTATGCTTTTCCGTTTTCATCTCTCCCTTTTCTTGAGTATCTTAATCTTAGCATGAACAATTTGTCTGGCACCATCCCACCTGAGATTGGTAATCTCACTAATCTTGTCTGTCTTGACTTGCATATTAATCAAATCTATGGCACAATTCCATCACAAATCGGCTCACTAGTCAAGCTTCAGATCCTCCGCATATTTAACAACCATTTAAATGGTTCCATTCCAGGAGAAATAGGTCAGCTAAGGTGTCTTACTAAGCTATCTTTGGGCACGAACTTCCTTAATGGCTCTATTCCTGCTTCATTGGGGAATTTGAACAACTTGTCCTATTTGTATCTTTATGAAAATAGCCTTTCTGGCTCTATTCCTCGAGAAATGGGCAACTTGACCTATGCAAAAGCGTTCTACGCTTTCTCCAATGAATTGTCTGGTCCCATTCCTGCAGAAATAGGGAAGATGAAGTCACTTCAGAATTTAAGCTTATATACAAACAATCTTTCTGGTCCAATTCCTAGTGAGTTGGGGAATCTGAAAAACCTCAATGATCTAGAATTATCCCATAATCAACTCACTGGTTCAATTCCGTCTTCCTTTAGAAAATTGAGAAACTTGCAAACTCTGTTTCTCGGTGACAACAATCTGATTGAGGAAATTCCTTCATCTATTTGTAATTTGATATCACTGACAGTCCTGTATTTGTCGAAAAACAACTTGAAGGGAAAAATTCTGCAATGCTTGGGTAATATCAGTGGCCTCCAGTATGTGATGATGTCACATAATAATCTCAGTGGAGAGCTCCCGTCGTCTATTTGTAGTTTAACATCACTACAAGGTCTGGATTTGGGTAGAAACAATCTAATGGGAGCAATTCCGCAATGTTTAGGCAACATGAGTGGTCATCTTGAGGTTCTTGATATGAAGCACAACAATCTTTTTGGTACTCTTCCAATAACTTTTAGCATTGGAAGTGCACTCAAAAGCGTCAATTTGCATGGAAATAAGCTAGAGGGAAAAATTCCACAATCCTTGGAAAATTGCAAACGACTGGAAGTTCTTGATTTAGGAGACAATCTCCTCAATGATACATTTCCAATGTGGTTGGGAACTCTTCCTGAGCTGCGAGTTTTAAGCTTGAGATCGAATAAGTTGCATGGGCCCATTAGAACTTCAGGAAGTGAATACATGTTTCTTGAGCTTCGAATCTTAGATCTCTCTCGCAATGATTTTTCCAATAACTTGCCGATGAGTTTGTTTCAACATTTGAAAGCCATGAGGACAATTAATCAAACAACAAATGcatcaagttatgaatttcatCGACATTACCAAGACTCGGTAGATGTGGTAACAAAGGGATTGGAGCTTGAAGTAGTGAGAATCTTGTCTTTGTATACAGCTATCGatctttcaaacaacaaatttgaAGGATACATTCCAAGTATTATGGGAGAACTTATTGCGATTCGTGTTCTAAATTTATCTCATAATGGATTGCAAGGTCAAATTCCGCCATCACTTGGAAGTTTATCTTCAGTTGAATCATTAGACCTGTCAGGTAACCATCTTGTAGGAGAGATACCAGCACAATTTGCTTCTCTTACATTTCTTGAAGTCTTAAATCTCTCCTATAATCATCTCGAAGGATGCATTCCTCTAGGGCCTCAATTTCATACCTTTGAGAACAATTCATATGAAGGTAATGATGGATTACGTGGATTTCCACTTTCAAAAGGTTGTGGTAATGACGGTCATGATTCAGCATCAGAGAAAACTTATGCTGGATCTGCTCTTGATGAAGAAAGCAACTCTGAATTTCTGAATGATTTTTGTAAAGCAGCTCTTATGGGGTATGGAACCGGACTATGTATTGGATTATCCATAATATATTTCTTGATGTCAACTGGAAATATGAAATGGCTTGAAAGAATCATTGAAGAGCTGGAGCACAAAATTATGACGGCGAGGAGAAAGAAGCAGCGAAGGCAAAGGAATTACAGA